A single region of the Halobacterium wangiae genome encodes:
- a CDS encoding GNAT family N-acetyltransferase: MSVTVDERVVPPGNAECLESAWELKERIRVEEGLLKQRRGFFANAYRRSSVHCFLDGDTLVGFAAARSDGYILFLAVAPEYRGHGYGERLVASVAGEAGKASCHARVTNDNAIEFYRHLGFTVEREIDDYYEDGVGAYYLRLGDRERIRDRISEILRGD, translated from the coding sequence GTGAGCGTAACGGTCGACGAACGCGTGGTGCCCCCGGGGAACGCCGAGTGCCTCGAGAGCGCCTGGGAACTGAAAGAGCGGATCCGGGTCGAGGAGGGCCTCCTCAAGCAGCGACGGGGGTTCTTCGCCAACGCCTACCGCCGCTCGTCGGTCCACTGCTTCCTCGACGGCGACACCCTCGTCGGCTTCGCCGCCGCGCGCTCGGACGGCTACATCCTCTTCCTCGCGGTCGCACCAGAGTACCGCGGCCACGGCTACGGCGAACGCCTCGTCGCGTCGGTCGCCGGAGAGGCCGGGAAGGCGTCCTGTCACGCCCGCGTGACGAACGACAACGCCATCGAGTTCTACCGACACCTCGGGTTCACCGTCGAGCGCGAGATCGACGACTACTACGAGGACGGCGTCGGCGCGTACTACCTCCGCCTCGGCGACCGCGAGCGCATCCGCGACCGCATCTCCGAGATCCTCCGCGGCGACTAA
- a CDS encoding RtcB family protein — protein MNSFDAGDRTLYEVEENVWELEADDAMRVPARVLANEALLEHIGDDRTLGQLRNVACMPGVVAPALCMPDGHQGYGFPVGGVAAFDAEDGCISPGGVGFDINCGVRMVKTDLTYEDVQGREEDLVDALFDAVPCGLGGGGVHDGTHGDLEAALERGVDWCVEEGYATREDRLHCEDEGMRPDADPDAVSKKAKDRGASQMGSLGSGNHFLEVQRVTDVYDAETADAFGLAEDQVVVLIHCGSRGLGHQICSDYLRRIEDEHPDFLAKLPEKDLAAAPAGSELADEYYGAMCAAINFAWVNRQLITHAVRETFADVFDQSWEALEMDLLYDVAHNIAKRESHAVHEVEDGYSLYGDGEQVERDLYVHRKGATRAFPAGHPEVPTAYRDVGQPVIIPGSMGAGSYVLRGGDESLGRSFGSTAHGAGRLMSRTQAKREYGGGAVQTSLREQNQIYVKAASGETIAEEAPGVYKDVDEVVGVSDALGIGDLVVRTFPVCNVKG, from the coding sequence ATGAACTCGTTCGACGCCGGCGACCGGACGCTCTACGAGGTCGAGGAGAACGTCTGGGAGCTCGAAGCAGACGACGCGATGCGCGTCCCGGCCCGCGTACTCGCCAACGAGGCGCTGCTCGAACACATCGGCGACGACCGCACGCTCGGCCAGTTGCGCAACGTCGCGTGCATGCCGGGGGTCGTCGCGCCCGCGCTGTGTATGCCCGACGGCCACCAGGGGTACGGCTTCCCCGTCGGCGGCGTCGCCGCCTTCGACGCCGAGGACGGCTGCATCTCGCCGGGCGGCGTCGGCTTCGACATCAACTGCGGCGTCCGCATGGTGAAGACGGACCTCACGTACGAGGACGTCCAGGGCCGCGAGGAGGACCTCGTGGACGCGCTGTTCGACGCGGTGCCCTGCGGCCTGGGTGGCGGCGGCGTCCACGACGGCACGCACGGCGACCTGGAGGCCGCCCTGGAGCGCGGCGTCGACTGGTGCGTCGAGGAGGGGTACGCCACGCGCGAGGACCGACTGCACTGCGAGGACGAGGGGATGCGCCCGGACGCCGACCCGGACGCCGTCTCGAAGAAGGCCAAGGACCGCGGCGCGAGCCAGATGGGGTCGCTGGGATCGGGCAACCACTTCCTCGAGGTCCAGCGCGTCACCGACGTCTACGACGCCGAGACGGCCGACGCGTTCGGCCTCGCGGAGGACCAGGTCGTCGTCCTCATCCACTGTGGCTCCCGGGGGCTGGGCCACCAGATCTGCTCGGACTACCTCCGGCGCATCGAAGACGAACACCCCGACTTCCTCGCAAAGTTGCCGGAGAAGGACCTCGCCGCCGCGCCCGCCGGCTCCGAACTCGCCGACGAGTACTACGGCGCGATGTGCGCCGCCATCAACTTCGCGTGGGTGAACCGACAGCTCATCACGCACGCCGTCCGCGAGACGTTCGCGGACGTCTTCGATCAGTCGTGGGAGGCCCTCGAGATGGACCTCCTCTACGACGTCGCACACAACATCGCGAAGCGCGAGAGCCACGCGGTGCACGAGGTCGAGGACGGCTACAGCCTCTACGGCGACGGCGAGCAGGTCGAGCGCGACCTCTACGTCCACCGGAAGGGTGCGACCCGCGCGTTCCCCGCCGGCCACCCGGAGGTGCCGACCGCGTACCGCGACGTCGGTCAGCCGGTCATCATCCCCGGGAGCATGGGCGCGGGGAGCTACGTGCTGAGGGGCGGCGACGAGTCTCTCGGGCGGTCGTTCGGCTCGACGGCGCACGGCGCGGGCCGCCTGATGAGTCGCACACAGGCGAAGCGGGAGTACGGCGGCGGCGCGGTCCAGACCAGCCTCCGCGAGCAGAACCAGATCTACGTGAAGGCGGCCTCCGGCGAGACCATCGCGGAGGAGGCGCCCGGCGTCTACAAGGACGTCGACGAGGTGGTCGGGGTCTCGGACGCGCTCGGTATCGGTGACCTCGTCGTGCGGACGTTCCCCGTCTGCAACGTCAAGGGGTAG
- a CDS encoding DoxX family protein: MFEAVGDGVGHVRYVVDGAPTVRAVTFLADVLSDPVNAALVGGGGLAVVLAMVAFLRYRPASADVRALRNSLWGYREFVPWMLRLAVGLPLIGAGFAGYFFSPAVQAPTRVFQVAIGFLLLFGLGTRVVALVGLLAYLASLAVRPELVLASEYVGGFLGILVLGSGRPSADHLLKEVAATEHTVYGRFEPIYPAVERFHGLVKPYEQYAPTLIRVGLGFNFALLGFWEKLANPGHALEVVEKYDLTAVVPVDPGLWVVGAGLTELAVGVFLVVGLFTRATAATAFLVLTTTLFGLPDDPVLAHVTLFGLTSALFVTGGGPLSIDERLGVVLDHSPHRPATE, translated from the coding sequence ATGTTCGAAGCCGTCGGCGACGGAGTCGGCCACGTCAGGTACGTCGTGGACGGCGCACCGACCGTCCGGGCCGTGACGTTCCTCGCGGACGTGCTGAGCGACCCGGTGAACGCCGCGCTCGTCGGTGGCGGGGGGCTCGCCGTCGTCCTCGCGATGGTCGCCTTCCTCCGGTACCGGCCCGCCAGCGCGGACGTCCGGGCCCTCCGGAACTCGCTCTGGGGCTACCGCGAGTTCGTCCCGTGGATGCTCCGGCTCGCCGTCGGCCTGCCGCTGATCGGCGCGGGGTTCGCCGGCTACTTCTTCTCCCCGGCGGTGCAGGCGCCGACACGCGTCTTCCAGGTCGCCATCGGCTTCCTCCTGCTGTTCGGGCTCGGCACCCGCGTGGTGGCGCTCGTCGGCCTGCTCGCGTACCTCGCCAGCCTCGCGGTGCGCCCGGAACTCGTGCTCGCCAGCGAGTACGTCGGCGGCTTCCTCGGCATCCTGGTCCTCGGGAGCGGCCGTCCGAGCGCCGACCACCTGCTCAAGGAGGTTGCGGCCACCGAACACACTGTCTACGGCCGCTTCGAACCGATCTATCCCGCCGTCGAACGGTTCCACGGCCTCGTCAAACCGTACGAACAGTACGCGCCCACCCTGATCCGCGTGGGACTGGGGTTCAACTTCGCGCTGCTGGGCTTCTGGGAGAAACTCGCGAACCCGGGCCACGCCCTGGAGGTCGTCGAGAAGTACGACCTGACGGCGGTCGTCCCCGTCGACCCGGGGCTGTGGGTCGTCGGCGCGGGCCTGACGGAACTCGCGGTCGGCGTGTTCCTCGTTGTCGGCCTGTTCACACGGGCGACCGCGGCGACGGCCTTCCTCGTGTTGACGACGACGCTGTTCGGCCTGCCCGACGACCCGGTGCTCGCCCACGTCACGCTGTTCGGGCTCACGTCCGCGCTGTTCGTCACGGGCGGCGGCCCGCTGTCCATCGACGAGCGCCTCGGCGTCGTCCTCGACCACTCGCCGCACCGACCGGCGACCGAGTAG
- a CDS encoding bifunctional metallophosphatase/5'-nucleotidase, which produces MTVRILHYADVENAYDTPERVGRLAGAIDALRDDHVPTLVTGGGDNTGPGVLSTACGGAQSQDLFDAVDPDAEVFGNHDFDHDYDAARRAAREFPGAWLNANAYLDGDRFAADHTTPSTLVDAGDVTVGLVGVTAETTPDINPVANDLAVGDAVEAVQDAERHLRDAGADLVVVISHRGDDEDLARETSADAVLGGHEHDEVVAQVDGTLVARPGSNGHTLLEVTLGGDEPTASHRETADYPVDESVADALRERLDETGLSETVAHVDGPVRRTERHLKGGESAVGNFVTDALRSAGDADVAFVVGGIRQDDPLDGEVSAADIHGLCPFDNEVVVADVDGATLLDAFADLQLAARYPDDDVPPWWFGHVSGARLVYDDRDYSVVEATVGGEPVHPEETYEVALSDYHVVTDHIVQAIDESDVVRTVGSLRDALVERAREHGVNTETEGRIERPYLDQPVVQ; this is translated from the coding sequence ATGACCGTCCGTATCCTCCACTACGCAGACGTGGAGAACGCCTACGACACGCCCGAGCGCGTCGGTCGTCTCGCCGGCGCCATCGACGCCCTCCGCGACGACCACGTACCGACGCTCGTCACCGGTGGCGGCGACAACACCGGCCCCGGCGTCCTCTCGACGGCCTGCGGCGGCGCGCAGTCACAGGACCTCTTCGACGCCGTCGACCCGGACGCCGAGGTGTTCGGCAACCACGACTTCGACCACGACTACGACGCCGCGCGCCGCGCCGCCCGCGAGTTCCCGGGCGCGTGGCTGAACGCGAACGCGTACCTCGACGGCGACCGTTTCGCGGCCGACCACACGACCCCCTCGACGCTCGTAGACGCTGGGGACGTGACCGTCGGCCTCGTCGGCGTCACGGCAGAGACGACGCCGGACATCAACCCGGTAGCCAACGATCTGGCGGTCGGGGACGCGGTCGAAGCAGTCCAGGACGCCGAGCGCCACCTCCGCGACGCCGGCGCGGACCTGGTGGTCGTCATCTCCCACCGTGGCGACGACGAGGACCTCGCTCGCGAGACGTCGGCCGACGCCGTCCTCGGGGGCCACGAGCACGACGAAGTCGTCGCGCAAGTCGACGGGACGCTCGTCGCGCGCCCCGGCTCCAACGGCCACACGCTCCTCGAGGTCACGCTGGGCGGCGACGAGCCGACGGCTAGCCACCGCGAGACGGCCGACTACCCCGTCGACGAGTCGGTGGCGGACGCGCTCCGCGAGCGCCTCGACGAGACGGGGCTCTCGGAGACGGTCGCACACGTCGACGGGCCAGTGCGCCGGACGGAGCGCCACCTGAAGGGCGGCGAGAGCGCCGTCGGGAACTTCGTCACGGACGCGCTCCGGTCGGCCGGCGACGCCGACGTCGCGTTCGTCGTGGGCGGTATCAGGCAGGACGACCCGCTCGACGGCGAGGTGAGCGCCGCGGACATCCACGGCCTCTGTCCGTTCGACAACGAGGTGGTCGTCGCCGACGTCGACGGCGCCACGCTGCTCGACGCGTTCGCCGACCTCCAGTTGGCGGCCCGCTACCCGGACGACGACGTGCCGCCGTGGTGGTTCGGCCACGTCTCCGGCGCCAGGCTGGTGTACGACGACCGGGACTACTCGGTCGTGGAAGCGACTGTCGGTGGAGAGCCGGTCCACCCCGAGGAGACGTACGAGGTCGCGCTCTCGGACTACCACGTCGTGACCGACCACATCGTGCAGGCCATCGACGAGAGCGACGTGGTGCGGACGGTCGGCAGCCTCCGGGACGCGCTGGTCGAGCGGGCGCGAGAACACGGCGTGAACACGGAGACGGAGGGCCGCATCGAGCGGCCGTACCTCGACCAGCCGGTCGTGCAGTGA
- a CDS encoding M24 family metallopeptidase, producing the protein MNESHSHLEDHLDEAGTDGYLVDADGEDSNQYYLSGYHAPDDFVTLYADGAVRLLVPPLESTRASADTDADSVRTFREFGFADAVADHGRTKARPVATAGFLAEYGVDSVSVPVSFPTGTAEVLRDHGIEVVTDYDDVLLSARTVKTDAEIDHIAETQRATEDAMAVAEELLERATVTDGVLRLDGEVLTSERVRRAIEVALLEDGCRVDDCIVAAGADGALSHESGSGPIRAGEPVIVDIYPHNEASRYFGDMTRTFVKGDPDPQVREWYDLTREAFEAALDAIGPGVTGETVHGAVCDVFEREDYPTLRTDESTQDGFFHSTGHGVGLDVHEMPSLSEFGGELQPGHVVTVEPGLYEQGTGGVRLEDLVFVTEDGYENLNDYSRELRVV; encoded by the coding sequence GTGAACGAGAGTCACTCCCACCTGGAGGACCACCTCGACGAGGCGGGGACGGACGGCTACCTCGTCGACGCCGACGGCGAGGACAGCAACCAGTACTACCTCTCGGGGTACCACGCTCCGGACGACTTCGTCACGCTGTACGCGGACGGGGCGGTCAGGCTCCTCGTGCCCCCGCTGGAGTCCACGCGAGCGAGCGCCGACACCGACGCCGACAGCGTCCGGACGTTCCGGGAGTTCGGCTTCGCGGACGCGGTCGCGGACCACGGGCGGACGAAGGCCAGACCCGTCGCGACCGCCGGGTTCCTCGCCGAGTACGGCGTCGACTCCGTGTCGGTCCCGGTGTCGTTCCCGACCGGGACCGCGGAGGTCCTGCGCGACCACGGCATCGAGGTCGTCACGGACTACGACGACGTCCTGCTCAGCGCTCGGACGGTGAAGACCGACGCGGAGATCGACCACATCGCGGAGACCCAGCGCGCGACCGAGGACGCGATGGCAGTCGCCGAGGAGCTACTCGAACGCGCGACGGTCACCGACGGCGTGCTCCGTCTCGACGGCGAGGTGCTGACGAGCGAGCGGGTCCGCCGCGCGATCGAGGTCGCGCTCCTCGAGGACGGCTGTCGGGTAGACGACTGCATCGTCGCCGCCGGCGCCGACGGCGCGCTCTCACACGAGTCCGGGTCGGGTCCGATCCGCGCTGGCGAGCCGGTGATCGTCGACATCTACCCGCATAACGAGGCGTCGCGGTACTTCGGCGACATGACCCGGACGTTCGTGAAGGGCGACCCCGACCCGCAGGTTCGGGAGTGGTACGACCTCACCCGGGAGGCCTTCGAGGCGGCCCTGGACGCGATCGGGCCCGGCGTGACCGGTGAAACGGTCCACGGAGCGGTGTGTGACGTCTTCGAGCGCGAGGACTACCCGACGCTCCGGACCGACGAGTCGACCCAGGACGGCTTCTTCCATAGCACCGGACACGGGGTTGGCCTCGACGTCCACGAGATGCCCAGCCTCAGCGAGTTCGGCGGCGAACTCCAACCCGGCCACGTCGTGACGGTCGAACCGGGCCTGTACGAGCAGGGGACCGGCGGCGTTCGCCTCGAGGACCTCGTCTTCGTCACCGAGGACGGCTACGAGAACCTGAACGACTACTCCCGGGAACTCCGCGTGGTCTGA
- a CDS encoding archease has protein sequence MTFRLREHTADVAVEAEANSLGGLFAAVADGMAAAMVEDFPDSGERFTLEERAGSRERALYDYLDRLIYERDVRGVLPVDSDATVREVDGEWVVEASARGVPLAAVHGRDLKAVTYSEMVLEERADGWHGYVVFDV, from the coding sequence GTGACCTTCCGCCTCCGGGAGCACACCGCGGACGTCGCCGTGGAGGCCGAGGCGAACAGTCTGGGAGGCCTCTTCGCGGCCGTCGCGGACGGGATGGCGGCCGCGATGGTCGAGGATTTCCCCGACTCCGGCGAGCGGTTCACGCTGGAGGAGCGAGCGGGGAGCCGGGAGCGCGCGCTCTACGACTACCTCGACCGGCTCATCTACGAGCGGGACGTGCGCGGCGTCCTCCCCGTGGACAGCGACGCCACGGTCCGCGAAGTCGACGGCGAGTGGGTCGTCGAGGCGAGTGCGCGCGGCGTCCCCCTCGCGGCGGTCCACGGCCGCGACCTGAAGGCCGTGACGTACTCCGAGATGGTCCTCGAGGAGCGCGCGGACGGCTGGCACGGCTACGTGGTCTTCGACGTGTAG